In one window of Polyangia bacterium DNA:
- a CDS encoding 2Fe-2S iron-sulfur cluster-binding protein: MAKVKFEPDGIEIDVPVGTTILEASNKAHAQVGSACGGVCGCSTCHVYVKEGLADLSPASEREEDIMDKAFDVRANSRLGCQSKILRDSTIVAEITRESRKAYLDEHPELREALKRAGGS, from the coding sequence ATGGCCAAGGTGAAATTCGAACCCGACGGAATCGAGATCGACGTGCCGGTCGGCACCACCATTTTGGAAGCGTCGAACAAAGCCCACGCGCAGGTGGGCTCGGCTTGCGGCGGCGTGTGCGGCTGTTCAACTTGCCACGTCTACGTCAAGGAGGGCCTGGCCGATCTGTCGCCGGCCAGCGAGCGCGAAGAAGACATCATGGACAAGGCCTTCGACGTGCGGGCGAACTCGCGTCTCGGTTGCCAGTCGAAGATCCTGCGCGACAGCACCATCGTCGCCGAGATCACCCGCGAGAGCCGCAAGGCATATCTGGATGAACACCCCGAATTGCGCGAGGCGCTGAAACGCGCCGGCGGTTCGTGA
- a CDS encoding ABC transporter permease has protein sequence MKRPGTIVGASLFGLFLLAALLGPLLAPQSPLAQNLDTLLAPPSGAHWLGTDENGGDLLSMVLFGARKALLIAGSTVGISFVVGTIVGALAGTVGGWLDEALMRLVDVLLSFPGILLNLAIVALSRQPSTGFMVFALTVNGWVGYARVARGQTLAVREREYVQAAWASGAGLARVLRRHVIPSILGPLIVQATFGFGGVILVEASLSFLGLGPALPYTWGALLSQGTTYLWRSMRLAAVPGGAIAVVVLGCNLLGDGLRDWLDPRRRSDVGP, from the coding sequence GTGAAAAGACCAGGGACCATCGTCGGCGCATCGTTGTTCGGGCTGTTTCTGCTGGCGGCGTTGCTGGGTCCGCTGCTGGCCCCGCAGTCACCGCTGGCGCAGAACCTGGACACGCTGTTGGCCCCGCCCAGCGGCGCCCACTGGCTGGGTACCGACGAAAACGGCGGCGATCTGCTGTCGATGGTACTGTTCGGCGCGCGCAAGGCGCTGCTCATCGCCGGGTCGACGGTGGGCATCTCGTTCGTCGTCGGGACCATCGTGGGGGCGCTGGCCGGCACGGTGGGCGGCTGGCTCGACGAGGCGTTGATGCGGCTGGTGGACGTGCTGCTGTCGTTTCCCGGGATCTTGCTCAACCTGGCGATCGTCGCCCTGTCACGCCAGCCGTCGACGGGGTTCATGGTCTTCGCGCTGACGGTGAACGGCTGGGTCGGTTACGCGCGCGTGGCCCGCGGGCAGACGCTGGCCGTGCGCGAGCGCGAGTACGTGCAAGCGGCGTGGGCCTCGGGCGCTGGCCTTGCCCGCGTGCTGCGCCGGCACGTCATCCCGTCGATCCTGGGGCCGCTGATTGTTCAGGCGACGTTCGGTTTCGGCGGCGTCATTCTGGTCGAGGCCAGCTTGAGCTTCTTGGGCCTGGGTCCGGCGCTGCCCTACACCTGGGGCGCGCTGCTCTCGCAAGGCACGACGTATCTGTGGCGGTCGATGCGCCTGGCGGCGGTGCCGGGCGGCGCCATCGCGGTGGTGGTGCTGGGTTGCAACCTCCTCGGCGATGGCTTGCGCGACTGGCTGGATCCGCGCCGACGATCGGACGTCGGCCCGTGA
- a CDS encoding glucose 1-dehydrogenase: protein MFDLKGKAAIITGGGSGIGQAVSMLFARQGARVAILDLQAEPARETAAQIGAAGGVALALPCDVADAAAVKAAFAAAEDAHGPVNILVNNAGIAQVGTLETTSEVDFDRVCRVNIKGAYLCAQAAVARMLPRGGGVILNMASIAALIGIPERFAYSVTKGAILTMTYSIAIDYMKKGIRCNCICPARIHTPFVDGFVAKSYPGHEAEMLAKLHQYQPVGRMGRPEEVAALALYLCSDEASFVTGAAYPIDGGVLVT, encoded by the coding sequence GTGTTTGATCTGAAAGGCAAGGCGGCGATCATCACCGGTGGCGGCTCTGGGATCGGCCAGGCGGTGAGTATGCTGTTTGCCCGTCAAGGCGCGCGCGTGGCCATCCTGGACCTACAAGCGGAACCAGCGCGCGAAACTGCCGCGCAAATTGGCGCCGCGGGCGGGGTCGCGCTGGCGCTTCCGTGCGACGTCGCCGACGCGGCGGCGGTCAAGGCCGCCTTCGCCGCCGCCGAAGACGCTCACGGCCCGGTGAACATCCTGGTGAACAACGCCGGCATCGCCCAGGTCGGCACTCTGGAAACCACCAGCGAGGTTGATTTCGATCGGGTGTGTCGGGTGAACATCAAGGGCGCGTACCTGTGCGCCCAGGCCGCCGTGGCGCGCATGCTCCCGCGTGGCGGGGGCGTGATCTTGAATATGGCCTCGATCGCGGCGTTGATCGGCATCCCCGAGCGCTTCGCCTATTCGGTAACGAAAGGCGCCATCCTGACCATGACGTATTCGATCGCTATCGATTACATGAAGAAGGGTATTCGCTGTAACTGTATCTGCCCGGCGCGCATCCATACTCCATTCGTGGATGGCTTCGTCGCCAAGAGCTATCCCGGACACGAAGCCGAGATGCTGGCAAAGCTGCACCAGTACCAACCGGTCGGGCGTATGGGCAGACCGGAAGAGGTGGCGGCGCTGGCCCTTTATCTCTGCTCCGACGAGGCGTCGTTCGTCACCGGCGCTGCCTATCCCATCGACGGCGGCGTGCTGGTAACGTAG
- a CDS encoding FAD-binding oxidoreductase: protein MTNAGPTLASPTSEATLCETLAAMASAGSAVTCEGSGTKRHHGPTAPASAARVISLRGLDALTAYEPNDLVVTAQAGMRLGDLQRHLAARHQWLPIDPPYAEATLGGILATNSAGPRRLGYGTIKDYILGLRTANAAGVITKSGGRVVKNVTGYDLHRLHIGAFGTLGVLVEVSLKVVPRPDVVAAVVMGFADRGRAHQRLLELATSRLHPAALEVYDGVAAAALRRTRADLPAGEALAIVGVEGTRPVFERHLRDLNLGTLPPSAGALLEGSAVEALWTAVQDLRALLSDAVVLRIGALPQALPVLLEKLALARAGAVGVMAHVGTGIARVILPADDLAATATQLQQPTAIAARAGGYAVVESAPLGLPGRAQLPWRTAGALAGDGQPSLDQRLRQAWDPQRRLNPGRMAS, encoded by the coding sequence ATGACGAACGCGGGGCCGACGCTGGCGTCACCGACGTCGGAGGCCACGCTGTGCGAGACGCTGGCGGCGATGGCCAGCGCTGGCAGCGCCGTGACCTGCGAGGGCAGCGGCACCAAACGCCACCACGGCCCGACGGCGCCGGCCAGCGCGGCACGCGTGATCAGCTTGCGCGGTCTCGATGCGCTGACCGCCTACGAACCAAACGATCTGGTGGTGACGGCACAGGCGGGCATGCGGCTCGGGGATCTGCAGCGCCACCTGGCGGCGCGCCACCAGTGGCTGCCCATCGATCCGCCGTACGCCGAAGCCACGCTGGGCGGAATCCTGGCCACCAACAGCGCCGGGCCTCGCCGCCTGGGATACGGCACGATCAAGGATTACATCCTGGGCCTGCGCACCGCGAACGCCGCCGGCGTGATCACCAAGAGCGGTGGGCGGGTGGTGAAGAACGTGACCGGGTATGATCTGCACCGGCTGCACATCGGCGCCTTCGGGACCCTGGGCGTGCTGGTCGAGGTGAGCCTGAAAGTCGTTCCCCGGCCCGACGTGGTGGCCGCGGTGGTGATGGGATTCGCCGATCGCGGGCGGGCGCATCAGCGGCTGCTGGAGCTGGCGACGTCGCGCCTGCACCCGGCGGCGCTGGAGGTTTACGACGGCGTCGCTGCGGCCGCTTTGCGACGGACGCGGGCGGATCTGCCCGCCGGTGAGGCGCTGGCCATCGTCGGCGTGGAAGGAACGCGCCCGGTGTTCGAGCGGCACCTGCGCGATCTGAACCTGGGGACGCTGCCACCGTCGGCGGGCGCGCTGCTGGAAGGGTCGGCTGTCGAGGCACTGTGGACCGCGGTGCAAGACCTGCGCGCGCTGCTATCAGACGCCGTGGTGCTGCGCATCGGCGCCCTGCCCCAGGCGTTGCCGGTCCTGCTGGAGAAATTGGCCCTGGCACGCGCCGGTGCCGTCGGCGTGATGGCACACGTGGGAACCGGCATCGCGCGGGTGATCCTGCCGGCCGACGATCTGGCCGCCACCGCCACCCAGTTGCAGCAGCCAACCGCCATCGCCGCGCGCGCCGGTGGTTATGCCGTGGTCGAAAGCGCGCCGCTCGGTTTGCCGGGCCGCGCGCAGTTGCCGTGGCGGACCGCTGGAGCGCTGGCTGGGGACGGTCAGCCTTCGCTGGACCAGCGTCTGCGCCAGGCCTGGGATCCACAGCGCCGCCTTAACCCTGGTCGGATGGCCTCATGA
- a CDS encoding pirin family protein: MSDDVVLKVKPLGFPWETLDPFLFCAYHDDHYPVGNGRMGPAASLTGRNLGMDFEGIDGWRMYHGQTIPGFPQHPHRGFETVTIARQGFIDHSDSLGATARYGRGDVQWLTAGKGIVHAEMFPLLDDGGPNPLELFQIWLNLPARDKMVDPYFSMFWKDEVPHHEHKDAAGKNTHVTVVAGHLGATKPLAAPPNSWAARAESDVSIWTLKMDPGATFALPAATRGSNRMLYFFRGGALQVDGHSIPPSHSARLRADAAVTLQAGDDPVELLLLQGRPIGEPVVQYGPFVMNTRAEIQQAFSDYQRTQFGGWPWPSDDPVHAAREGRFAKHADGRVERARG, from the coding sequence ATGAGCGACGACGTTGTCCTGAAAGTGAAACCCCTCGGCTTCCCGTGGGAGACGCTGGATCCGTTTTTGTTCTGCGCCTACCACGATGACCACTATCCCGTCGGCAACGGGCGCATGGGACCGGCGGCGTCGCTGACCGGGCGAAACCTGGGGATGGATTTTGAAGGCATTGATGGCTGGCGCATGTACCACGGCCAGACCATCCCCGGCTTTCCGCAGCACCCGCACCGCGGGTTTGAAACCGTCACCATCGCGCGCCAGGGTTTCATCGACCATTCGGATTCGCTGGGGGCCACCGCTCGCTATGGACGCGGCGACGTGCAGTGGCTGACCGCCGGCAAAGGCATCGTCCACGCCGAGATGTTCCCGCTGCTCGACGACGGCGGCCCCAATCCGCTGGAGCTGTTCCAGATCTGGCTCAACCTTCCGGCGCGCGACAAGATGGTCGACCCGTATTTCTCGATGTTCTGGAAGGACGAGGTCCCTCACCACGAACACAAAGACGCCGCCGGCAAGAACACGCACGTCACCGTCGTCGCCGGCCACCTGGGCGCCACCAAACCGCTGGCTGCGCCGCCGAATTCGTGGGCGGCGCGGGCGGAGAGCGACGTCAGCATCTGGACGTTGAAGATGGACCCGGGCGCGACGTTCGCGCTGCCGGCAGCGACGCGAGGATCGAACCGCATGCTGTATTTCTTCCGCGGCGGCGCGCTGCAGGTGGATGGCCATTCCATTCCGCCGTCGCACAGCGCGCGCTTGCGCGCCGACGCTGCCGTGACCTTGCAGGCCGGCGACGATCCGGTCGAGCTGTTGCTGCTGCAGGGCCGCCCGATCGGCGAGCCGGTGGTGCAGTATGGGCCGTTCGTGATGAACACCCGCGCCGAGATCCAGCAGGCCTTCAGCGATTATCAGCGCACGCAGTTCGGTGGCTGGCCTTGGCCCAGCGACGATCCGGTGCACGCCGCGCGCGAGGGCCGCTTCGCCAAACACGCCGACGGTCGGGTCGAACGCGCCCGCGGGTAA
- a CDS encoding (Fe-S)-binding protein gives MSGSADPPPDKRQAEGWPAFETIAACVHCGLCLEACPTYRELRVEMDSPRGRIYLMKGLRQQTIAPTPTVLRHLDQCLDCRACETACPSGVQYAHILEKTRTALQPARPLSPTGRFVRWFVFAALLPFRGVQRLSFKLLWLQQALGFSRLGAWLGRRGLLPGRLSAAATQAPEIPWRSFRDAEAGARDPKRPGVLFFAARGQRRAQVAFFTGCLADQLFADVNEATVRVLTANGCDVDVIAGERCCGALHIHNGARDDAQALARANIAAFAAASYDAIVSNAAGCSAELRHYGALLDGAADAVAFGAKIRDISEFLCALGLRPPRANGPSQAVKVAYDEPCHLLHAQKISNPPKQLLRAIPGVTLVPLEDADTCCGSAGVYSLLQPALSSRIAAKKIDAIKRSGATVVATGNPGCLLQIRNGVKDAGLAITVVHPIQLLADAYDATS, from the coding sequence ATGAGCGGCAGCGCCGATCCGCCACCCGACAAACGCCAGGCCGAAGGCTGGCCGGCGTTCGAGACCATCGCCGCCTGCGTGCACTGCGGCCTGTGCCTGGAGGCCTGTCCGACCTACCGCGAGCTGCGGGTGGAGATGGATTCGCCGCGCGGACGCATCTATCTGATGAAAGGACTGCGCCAGCAGACCATCGCTCCGACGCCGACGGTGCTGCGCCATCTTGACCAATGTCTCGACTGTCGCGCCTGCGAGACGGCGTGTCCGTCGGGCGTGCAATACGCGCACATTCTGGAGAAGACACGCACGGCGCTGCAACCAGCGCGGCCGCTGTCGCCGACGGGGCGCTTCGTGCGCTGGTTTGTCTTCGCCGCATTGCTGCCGTTTCGTGGTGTGCAACGGCTGTCGTTCAAGCTCCTGTGGCTGCAACAGGCGCTGGGATTTTCGCGCCTGGGCGCCTGGCTGGGGCGGCGCGGACTTCTGCCCGGGCGGCTGTCGGCGGCCGCCACGCAGGCGCCGGAGATCCCGTGGCGTTCGTTCCGCGATGCGGAGGCGGGCGCGCGCGACCCGAAACGACCCGGCGTGCTGTTTTTCGCGGCGCGCGGCCAGCGACGCGCCCAGGTCGCTTTTTTCACCGGCTGCCTGGCCGATCAATTGTTCGCCGACGTCAACGAAGCCACCGTGCGTGTGCTGACCGCAAACGGCTGCGACGTCGACGTCATCGCCGGCGAGCGCTGTTGTGGCGCCTTGCACATCCATAACGGCGCCCGCGACGACGCTCAAGCGTTGGCCCGCGCCAACATCGCCGCCTTCGCGGCCGCCAGCTACGACGCCATCGTCTCGAACGCCGCCGGCTGCAGCGCCGAGCTGCGACACTATGGCGCGCTGCTGGACGGCGCCGCCGACGCCGTCGCCTTCGGGGCCAAGATACGCGACATCAGCGAGTTCCTGTGCGCGCTGGGCCTGCGCCCGCCGCGCGCGAATGGACCCTCGCAGGCGGTGAAGGTCGCCTACGACGAGCCCTGTCATCTCTTGCACGCCCAGAAGATCAGCAATCCGCCCAAGCAATTGCTGCGCGCCATTCCTGGCGTCACGCTGGTGCCGCTGGAAGACGCCGACACCTGCTGCGGAAGCGCCGGGGTCTATTCGCTGCTGCAACCCGCGCTGTCGTCACGCATTGCCGCAAAAAAAATCGACGCCATCAAACGCAGCGGCGCCACCGTCGTGGCCACCGGCAACCCAGGCTGCCTGCTGCAGATCCGCAACGGCGTCAAAGACGCCGGCCTGGCCATTACCGTCGTCCACCCGATCCAACTGCTGGCCGACGCGTACGACGCGACGTCTTAG
- the larA gene encoding nickel-dependent lactate racemase — MRVHLQYGRDGLDVDLPSAGTRIIEPTFVDGLPDEAAAFTAAVRQPLGAGGAGRPLRDRIGADETVAVVIPDITRPLPTDRLLRWLFAELSQVAPERIVIVNGTGSHRGNTPGELASMVGADILARYRVINHNAHDAATLLPVGKTADGQPVFLAADYVRADRRIALGFIEPHFMAGFSGGFKGIFPAIADIASIMRYHGAKTIGHPRSTWGVLDGNPTQEQIRHNGALLPVDFLVNVTLNSRRQITRFFCGDVLPAHTAGCAFAKETAMVACDKPYPIVVTTNAGYPLDQNLYQTVKGMHAAMQIVAPGGFILSASRCNDGFPSHGNFKQLLFDHASPRALLHTITAPGFSMFDQWEAQLLAIVALKARVGLYSELSPAEVRRAHLEPVGDVSARIRDELGRRGGDVPIAVLPEGPQTIPYLRDGAGADENERATTGV; from the coding sequence ATGCGCGTCCACCTGCAGTACGGACGCGACGGCCTGGACGTCGACCTGCCGTCCGCCGGCACGCGGATCATCGAGCCGACGTTCGTCGATGGGCTGCCCGACGAAGCGGCGGCCTTCACCGCGGCGGTGCGCCAGCCGCTGGGCGCAGGCGGCGCTGGTCGCCCGCTGCGCGATCGCATCGGGGCAGACGAAACCGTCGCCGTGGTCATCCCGGACATCACGCGCCCGCTGCCCACCGATCGTCTGCTGCGCTGGCTGTTCGCCGAACTTTCGCAGGTGGCGCCCGAGCGCATCGTCATCGTCAATGGCACCGGGTCGCACCGCGGGAACACGCCCGGTGAACTGGCCAGCATGGTGGGCGCCGACATATTGGCCCGCTATCGGGTGATCAATCACAACGCCCACGATGCGGCGACGCTGCTGCCGGTGGGGAAAACCGCCGATGGCCAGCCAGTTTTCCTGGCCGCTGACTATGTGCGCGCCGATCGGCGCATCGCCTTGGGTTTCATCGAACCGCACTTCATGGCTGGTTTTTCCGGCGGCTTCAAAGGCATCTTTCCCGCCATCGCCGACATCGCGTCGATCATGCGTTATCACGGTGCCAAGACCATCGGCCATCCGCGCAGCACCTGGGGCGTGCTGGACGGCAACCCGACGCAAGAACAGATTCGCCACAACGGCGCGCTGTTGCCGGTCGATTTTTTGGTCAACGTCACCCTGAACAGCCGGCGGCAGATCACCCGATTTTTTTGCGGCGACGTGCTGCCGGCCCACACCGCCGGTTGTGCCTTCGCGAAAGAGACGGCGATGGTGGCGTGCGACAAACCGTATCCCATCGTCGTCACCACCAACGCAGGCTATCCGCTGGATCAGAACCTTTATCAAACCGTGAAGGGCATGCACGCGGCGATGCAGATCGTGGCTCCGGGCGGATTCATATTGTCGGCTTCCCGTTGCAACGATGGGTTTCCCAGCCACGGCAACTTCAAGCAGTTGCTTTTCGACCACGCCTCGCCGCGCGCGCTGCTGCACACCATCACGGCGCCGGGCTTTTCGATGTTCGATCAATGGGAGGCGCAGTTGCTGGCCATCGTCGCGCTGAAAGCGCGGGTCGGTCTTTACAGCGAGTTGTCACCGGCGGAGGTGCGTCGCGCGCACCTGGAACCGGTCGGCGACGTCTCGGCGCGCATTCGCGACGAGCTGGGTCGGCGCGGCGGCGACGTGCCGATTGCGGTGTTGCCGGAAGGCCCGCAAACCATCCCGTACCTTCGCGACGGCGCGGGCGCAGACGAAAACGAAAGGGCGACGACCGGTGTTTGA
- a CDS encoding FAD-linked oxidase C-terminal domain-containing protein, with amino-acid sequence MKQRTSHTVLPAWSSGQTMPADGPTDERGAANRRALLADLRALLPAERLLIENEDLFAYECDAQTTDRGTPLAIVFPETTAEVSAVVKACARRGIPFLPRGAGTGLSGGAVAIGSVVISLVRINQIIEVDAANRQAWVGPGVVNAHLSRAVAALGLHYAPDPSSQNACTIGGNVAENSGGPHTLKYGVTTNHILALEVVLPDGEVTMLGSRVADPPGYDLVSAFVGSEGTFGLATKILVRLTPNPEGVKTALAVFTTVNDASRAVTEILARGITPAAIEMIDQVTLRAVEAFIHAGFPLDAAAVLLVEVDGFLDDLDEQAARVVDACRAMGARDVRLAKDDAERLKLWKGRKQAFGALGRVAPNYYTHDGVIPRSKLPEVLDEIFRIAAVHRVLIANVFHAGDGNLHPVILFDEREPDVIDRVRAASDAILRLVIRVGGALSGEHGIGCEKIDYMDLLFSEEDLAQFRRLRAVFNPTGLCNPDKVIPAPGRCVELGAGATARPVGA; translated from the coding sequence ATGAAACAACGAACCAGCCACACCGTTCTGCCAGCATGGTCCAGCGGTCAGACCATGCCGGCGGATGGTCCGACAGACGAGCGAGGGGCCGCCAACCGCCGCGCGCTGCTGGCCGACCTGCGCGCGTTGTTGCCCGCCGAACGACTGTTGATCGAGAACGAAGATCTCTTCGCCTACGAATGCGACGCGCAGACCACCGATCGCGGAACGCCGCTGGCCATCGTCTTTCCCGAAACCACCGCCGAGGTGTCCGCGGTGGTGAAGGCCTGCGCGCGCCGAGGCATTCCTTTCCTGCCGCGCGGGGCGGGCACCGGTCTGTCGGGCGGCGCGGTGGCGATCGGCAGCGTGGTGATCTCGCTTGTGCGCATCAATCAAATCATTGAAGTGGACGCGGCCAATCGCCAAGCCTGGGTCGGACCGGGCGTGGTCAACGCGCACCTGTCACGCGCGGTGGCCGCGCTGGGCTTGCACTACGCGCCTGATCCGTCCAGCCAGAACGCCTGCACCATCGGCGGCAATGTCGCGGAAAATTCCGGCGGGCCGCACACGCTGAAGTACGGCGTCACCACCAATCACATCTTGGCCCTGGAGGTGGTGCTGCCAGACGGTGAAGTGACAATGCTGGGCAGCCGGGTGGCGGACCCGCCCGGGTACGATCTGGTGTCGGCGTTCGTCGGCTCGGAAGGAACGTTCGGGCTGGCGACGAAGATTCTGGTCCGCCTGACGCCCAATCCGGAAGGCGTGAAGACCGCGCTGGCGGTTTTTACCACCGTCAACGACGCCAGCCGCGCCGTCACGGAGATCCTGGCCCGCGGGATCACGCCCGCCGCCATCGAGATGATCGACCAGGTCACCTTGCGCGCTGTCGAGGCGTTCATTCACGCCGGCTTTCCCCTGGACGCGGCGGCCGTGCTGCTGGTCGAGGTGGATGGGTTCCTGGACGATCTGGATGAACAGGCGGCGCGCGTGGTAGACGCCTGTCGGGCGATGGGCGCGCGCGACGTGCGCCTGGCGAAAGACGATGCCGAACGGTTGAAGCTGTGGAAGGGACGCAAACAGGCGTTCGGCGCGCTGGGCCGCGTGGCGCCGAATTACTACACCCACGACGGCGTCATCCCGCGATCAAAGCTGCCCGAGGTGCTGGACGAGATCTTTCGAATCGCCGCTGTCCACCGCGTGCTGATCGCCAACGTCTTTCACGCCGGCGACGGCAACCTGCACCCGGTGATCTTGTTTGACGAGCGCGAACCCGACGTCATCGATCGCGTGCGCGCCGCCAGCGACGCCATCTTGCGTCTGGTGATCCGGGTGGGTGGCGCGCTGTCCGGCGAACACGGCATCGGCTGCGAGAAGATCGACTACATGGATCTGCTCTTCTCCGAGGAGGATCTGGCCCAGTTTCGCCGCCTGCGCGCGGTGTTCAATCCGACCGGGCTTTGCAATCCCGACAAGGTCATCCCGGCGCCGGGACGCTGCGTGGAGCTGGGCGCGGGCGCCACCGCGCGGCCGGTGGGCGCATGA
- a CDS encoding fumarylacetoacetate hydrolase family protein, translating to MKLFRFGMPGKEKPGVIADDGALVDVSAFGQDYDEAFFGGDGLLRLHAWMEKNGASAPRVGNDVRWGPAAGRPSKIICVGLNYHEHAREQGVDPPKEPVLFLKATTAYCGPNDDLLLPRGSKKTDWEVELGVVIGKKAAYVSKAEALSHVAGYVLINDYSEREYQMERGGQWDKGKGCDTFAPVGPFIATADTVDTANLKMWLKVNGVSKQNGSTADMIFDVPTLVSYISEFMTLLPGDLISTGTPPGVGAFAKPPQFLNAGDIVELGIEGLGHSRQRAVAPSIGR from the coding sequence ATGAAGCTCTTTCGGTTTGGTATGCCAGGGAAAGAGAAGCCGGGCGTGATTGCCGACGACGGCGCGCTGGTGGATGTCTCTGCTTTCGGGCAGGACTATGACGAGGCATTCTTCGGCGGCGACGGTCTTTTGCGGCTGCACGCCTGGATGGAAAAGAACGGCGCCAGCGCGCCGCGCGTCGGTAATGACGTGCGCTGGGGGCCGGCCGCCGGCCGCCCCAGCAAGATCATCTGCGTCGGTTTGAACTACCACGAACACGCGCGCGAGCAAGGCGTCGATCCGCCGAAAGAGCCGGTGCTGTTCTTGAAGGCCACCACGGCGTACTGCGGGCCGAACGACGATCTGTTGTTGCCGCGCGGTTCGAAGAAGACCGATTGGGAAGTCGAGTTGGGCGTGGTGATCGGCAAGAAGGCGGCCTACGTCAGCAAGGCGGAGGCGCTGTCGCACGTGGCCGGTTACGTGCTGATCAACGATTACTCCGAGCGCGAATATCAGATGGAGCGCGGCGGACAGTGGGACAAGGGAAAAGGCTGTGACACCTTCGCGCCGGTGGGCCCGTTCATCGCCACGGCCGACACGGTCGACACGGCGAATTTGAAGATGTGGCTGAAGGTCAACGGCGTCAGCAAACAGAACGGCAGCACGGCGGACATGATCTTCGACGTGCCGACGCTGGTCAGCTATATCAGTGAGTTCATGACGCTGTTGCCGGGCGATCTCATCAGCACGGGCACGCCGCCCGGCGTGGGCGCCTTCGCCAAGCCGCCGCAATTTTTGAACGCCGGCGACATCGTCGAGCTGGGCATCGAGGGCCTCGGGCATTCTCGGCAGCGAGCGGTGGCGCCCAGCATCGGCCGCTAG